One window of Ziziphus jujuba cultivar Dongzao chromosome 5, ASM3175591v1 genomic DNA carries:
- the LOC107420115 gene encoding endoribonuclease Dicer homolog 3 isoform X1 — protein sequence MNSSEAEEAQIPDDDPLHSQQQQQQSSTIPKPFSLRRYQSEVYEAARRRNTIAVLETGAGKTMIAIMLIKEIGEAIKSTGSKSIIIFLAPTVNLVNQQFEVIKIHTGFEVEEYYGAKGVDEWNKKRWEKEVNEHDVLVMTPRILYNALLSAFLRLETVSLMVIDECHRASANHDYAKIMKEFYHKSSSKPKIFGMTASPILRKGVSSKTDCEDQISELESILDSQIYTIEDKTEMELYVPSAKVTCRFYDQLRCSFLDLKEKMEASWSKFDASLLNMQGLVNEYRDADDRIKTLKKRLSSDHSKISYCLDDLGLIGAYEAVKLCLENSTNTQEEREINSESYFQCKCFLEELLHLVGESLPHGCDDLLDFESDLLKAVDLGYITPKLRELVELFQSFGEARQLLCLIFVDRIVSAKVIERIVKKITYLSHFTVSYLTGSNSVDALAPKMQKETLESFRFGKVNLLFSTDVVEEGIHVPNCSYVIRFDLPKTVRSYVQSRGRARQSNSQFVVMLERGNMKQRDQLFDVIRSECSMIDTTVNRDPDAHSLKTWTFGGTDGYLVHATGASVTADSSISLIQRYCEKLPTAKCFASKPTFQFSCLEGFYECKLTLPPNSAFQTLVGPVSRSSNLSKQLVCLEACKKLHQMGALDNNLLPLVEEPSKNNPTVKSKEATSGAGTTKRKELHGTTHIRALSGTWGEKVDSATFHAYKFDFSCSIISEVYSGFVLLIESNLDDDVGNIELELYLVSKSVKSSVSSCGKVCLDAEQMKKAKCFQEFFFNGLFGRLFHGSKSSGNREFLLQKETTTLWSTLYMYLLLPLEGLNDSGHEPWRIDWTGIASCISVVKLLKNNSLLGSGHCNYNGGDLLPSRTDLSETESKEANVICFANSSVDISNLNNMVVLAIHTGKLYSIVEAVSNTSAESPFDGNTDAVPSEYTTFNEYFHKKYQIVLKYPNQPLLRLKQSHNPHNLLVNFSDEGSDGGKTSKSRLVKPQMHVHMPPELLARIDVPRAVLKSCYLLPSLMHRLESLMLASQLRGSIGCHPSSFQISSSLILEALTTLRCCENFSMERLELLGDSVLKYVMSCHLFLKYPKKHEGQLSDLRSLAVCNSNLHKLGTDRQLQGYIRDSAFDPRRWTAPGQRPLRPVPCKCGVDTSEVPLSSEFHSEDPKIVVGKCCDKGHRWMGSKTVADCVEALVGAYYVAGGLAAAIHMMKWLGFDAELELSLVVEAINAASLWSYIPKADDIASLESKIGYEFLTKGLLQEAITHPSVEEQGVCYCYERLEFLGDSVLDLLITWYLYQSYIDIDPGELTDLRSASVNNENFAQVAVRRNLQLHLQHCSGLLLSQITAYVGSFSEPHNTNGSIQGTKGPKALGDMVESIAGAILIDTKLDLDKVWEIFEPLLSPIVTPDKLELPPLRELIELCDSLGYCMKEKCIKKGEMVHAELTVQLKDVLLVGTGYDQNRKAAKGAAARCLLKKMENKGVSYAQLSKKRKQGRDHVVDSSSEDVKNNPYTKITDDLVAMIHKKQKTSEIQSQDVSRVSSSTGVFSMEASDPNTDTPVIGAINMKKGGPRNSLFDLCKKLQWPRPTFDTIETKSRTPIELGEGCERRMGFNSFVSNIILTIPNFGNIECSGDARADKKSSLDSAAVAMLYELQRLGKLVIARS from the exons ATGAATTCCTCGGAGGCAGAGGAGGCTCAAATTCCTGATGATGATCCTCTTCAttctcaacaacaacaacaacagtctTCCACCATTCCTAAGCCCTTCAGTCTCAGAAG gtatcaGTCAGAGGTATATGAGGCTGCAAGGAGGAGGAACACCATTGCTGTATTGGAGACAGGTGCTGGGAAGACTATGATCGCTATTATGCTCATCAAAGAAATTGGTGAAGCTATCAAATCCACCGGCTCTAAAAGCATAATCATCTTCTTGGCTCCTACTGTTAATCTCGTTAACCAG caatttgAGGTTATCAAAATACATACTGGTTTTGAAGTCGAAGAATATTATGGAGCCAAGGGAGTTGACGAGTGGAATAAGAAGCGTTGGGAAAAGGAAGTAAATGAACATGAT gTCCTGGTTATGACACCACGGATTCTTTATAATGCCTTGTTAAGCGCATTCTTGAGACTAGAAACAGTATCCTTGATGGTTATTGATGAATGCCATCGAGCTAGTGCTAACCATGATTATGCAAAAATAATGAAG GAATTTTATCACAAATCTAGCAGCAAGCCAAAGATTTTTGGAATGACAGCTTCACCTATTCTTAGAAAAG GTGTCTCATCCAAAACGGATTGCGAGGACCAAATATCAGAACTTGAAAGCATCTTGGACTCACAG ATTTATACTATTGAAGACAAGACAGAGATGGAATTATATGTCCCTTCTGCGAAAGTGACTTGTAGATTTTATGACCAATTACGCTGCtcatttttagatttgaaaGAAAAGATGGAAGCCTCATGGTCCAAG TTTGATGCGTCATTGTTAAATATGCAAGGGTTGGTAAATGAGTACAGGGATGCTGATGATAGAATTAAGACATTGAAGAAAAGGCTGTCCAGTGATCATTCAAAGATATCATATTGTCTTGACGATCTTGGTCTTATAGGTGCTTATGAG GCTGTAAAGCTATGTCTTGAGAATTCCACTAATACCCAAGAGGAGCGTGAAATTAACAGTGAGAGTTATTTTCAGTGTAAATGTTTTCTGGAGGAGTTGTTACATCTAGTTGGGGAATCACTACCACATG GTTGTGATGATCTTTTGGATTTTGAGTCTGATCTTTTGAAGGCAGTAGATTTAGGCTATATAACTCCTAAATTACGTGAACTTGTTGAACTTTTCCAGTCTTTTGG GGAAGCTAGACAACTACTATGCCTCATTTTTGTAGATAGGATTGTCTCAGCTAAAGTAATTGAAAGAATTGTTAAGAAAATTACGTATTTATCTCATTTCACAGTTTCATATCTGACTGGAAGCAACTCGGTTGATGCACTGGCACCAAAAATGCAAAAGGAGACTCTGGAATCATTTCGCTTTGGAAAG GTCAATCTATTATTTTCTACTGACGTAGTTGAGGAGGGAATTCATGTGCCAAATTGCTCCTATGTGATACGTTTTGACCTACCCAAGACAGTCCGCAGTTATGTCCAGTCCAGGGGACGAGCACGGCAAAGCAACTCTCAGTTTGTCGTTATGTTGGAGAG GGGAAACATGAAACAAAGGGATCAACTATTTGATGTCATTAGGAGCGAGTGTTCAATGATAGATACAACTGTCAATAGAGATCCTGATGCACATAGTTTAAAAACATGGACTTTCGGAGGAACAGATGGGTATTTGGTGCATGCCACTGGTGCATCAGTTACTGCTGATTCTAGCATCAGTCTCATACAACGATATTGTGAAAAGCTCCCAACCGCTAA GTGTTTTGCTTCAAAGCCAACTTTTCAGTTCTCATGTCTTGAAGGCTTTTACGAGTGCAAGCTAACGTTACCTCCTAATTCTGCTTTCCAAACATTAGTTGGTCCTGTAAGTAGGAGTTCTAATTTATCGAAGCAGCTTGTTTGCTTGGAAGCATGTAAAAAGCTACATCAGATGGGTGCTCTGGATAATAATCTTCTTCCACTAGTTGAGGAGCCTTCAAAAAATAATCCGACTGTAAAAAGCAAAGAAGCAACTTCCGGTGCAG GAACAACAAAAAGGAAGGAACTACACGGTACAACTCACATCCGTGCATTATCTGGAACTTGGGGTGAAAAAGTGGATAGTGCCACTTTTCACGCTTATAAGTTTGACTTCTCCTGTAGTATTATTAGTGAGGTTTATTCTGGATTTGTTCTTCTGATTGAGTCAAATCTTGATGATGATGTGGGAAATATTGAATTGGAACTCTATTTGGTTTCAAAGTCAGTTAAGTCTTCTGTTTCTTCATGTGGAAAGGTGTGTCTGGATGCAGAGCAG ATGAAAAAAGCAAAATGCTTTCAGGAATTTTTCTTTAATGGATTATTTGGAAGGTTGTTTCATGGATCCAAGTCATCGGGAAATAGAGAGTTTTTACTTCAGAAAGAAACAACAACACTATGGAGCACATTGTACATGTATTTGCTTCTGCCTCTTGAAGGTTTGAATGATTCAGGTCATGAACCTTGGAGAATAGATTGGACAGGGATTGCTTCTTGCATTTCTGTGGTTAAATTGTTGAAGAACAATTCTTTGTTGGGCAGTGGACATTGTAATTATAACGGAGGGGATTTATTACCTAGTAGAACTGACTTATCTGAGACTGAATCTAAAGAAGCAAATGTAATATGCTTTGCTAATAGTTCTGTTGATATATCAAATCTTAACAATATGGTAGTATTGGCTATTCATACGGGAAAATTATACTCTATTGTTGAAGCTGTGAGCAACACATCGGCTGAGAGCCCTTTTGATGGTAATACTGATGCTGTCCCATCAGAATACACTACCTTTAATGAGTATTTTCACAAAAA GTATCAGATTGTACTAAAGTATCCGAATCAGCCTTTGTTGCGGTTAAAGCAAAGTCATAATCCTCATAATCTTCTAGTGAACTTCTCTGATGAAG GTTCTGATGGTGGTAAGACATCAAAATCTCGCCTTGTTAAGCCACAAATGCATGTTCACATGCCACCTGAACTTTTAGCAAGGATTGATGTCCCAAGAGCTGTTCTAAAATCATGTTATTTACTACCATCATTGATGCATCGTTTGGAATCTCTGATGTTAGCAAGCCAACTTAGAGGATCGATTGGCTGTCATCCAAGCAGCTTTCAGATATCAAGCTCATTG ATTCTAGAAGCACTTACAACACTTAGATGTTGTGAAAATTTTTCTATGGAGCGCTTGGAATTGCTTGGTGATTCAGTCTTGAAGTATGTTATGAGTTGCCACCTTTTTCTTAAATATCCCAAAAAACATGAAGGACAGTTATCTGATCTTCGTTCATTGGCCGTTTGTAACTCAAACCTTCATAAATTAGGAACTGATCGTCAATTGCAG GGCTACATTCGTGATAGTGCTTTTGATCCACGTCGTTGGACTGCTCCTGGACAGCGTCCTTTGCGCCCGGTGCCTTGTAAATGTGGAGTGGATACTTCGGAAGTTCCTCTTTCTAGTGAGTTCCACAGTGAAGATCCAAAAATTGTGGTTGGAAAATGCTGTGATAAAGGTCACAGGTGGATGGGTTCAAAAACAGTAGCTGATTGTGTTGAAGCCCTTGTAGGGGCATATTATGTTGCTGGTGGACTGGCTGCTGCAATTCATATGATGAAGTGGCTGGGTTTTGACGCTGAGCTTGAGCTCTCTTTAGTTGTTGAAGCAATCAATGCTGCATCTCTTTGGTCTTACATCCCAAAAGCCGATGACATTGCATCCCTGGAGTCAAAGATTGGGtatgaatttttgaccaagggTCTCTTACAGGAAGCCATAACGCATCCATCTGTGGAAGAACAGGGTGTTTGTTACTGCTATGAG AGGCTCGAATTTCTTGGTGATTCAGTTTTGGATCTGCTTATTACATGGTACCTCTATCAGAGCTACATAGATATTGATCCAGGCGAGTTGACTGACTTACGTTCAGCTTCTGTTAATAATGAAAACTTTGCTCAAGTTGCTGTGAGACGAAACCTTCAACTGCATCTGCAACATTGCTCCGGGTTACTATTGAGTCAAATAACTGCATATGTGGGTTCTTTTTCTGAACCTCACAACACAAATGGATCAATTCAAGGCACAAAAGGTCCCAAG GCCCTTGGAGACATGGTGGAAAGTATTGCAGGGGCAATACTAATTGACACTAAGCTTGATCTGGATAAAGTGTGGGAAATATTTGAACCGCTATTATCTCCAATTGTGACCCCTGATAAACTTGAATTGCCCCCATTGCGTGAATTGATTGAATTATGTGACTCTCTTGGATATTGcatgaaagaaaaatgcataaaGAAAGGTGAAATGGTGCATGCGGAGCTTACTGTACAGCTCAAAGATGTACTGTTAGTTGGGACGGGATATGACCAAAACAGAAAAGCTGCAAAAGGAGCAGCAGCCCGATGTttattgaagaaaatggag AATAAAGGTGTCTCGTATGCTCAACTTTCCAAGAAGAGAAAGCAGGGTAGAGATCATGTTGTTGATTCATCTTCTGAAGATGTGAAAAATAACCCATACACCAAAATAACTGATGATTTGGTGGCAATGATCCACAAAAAGCAAAAGACATCTGAAATTCAGTCACAGGATGTGTCAAGAGTTTCATCTTCAACTGGTGTCTTTTCAATGGAAGCCAGTGATCCTAACACTGACACCCCAG TTATTGGAGCAATCAACATGAAGAAAGGAGGTCCTCGAAACTCACTTTTTGACCTATGTAAGAAACTACAATGGCCAAGGCCTACCTTCGATACAATAGAAACTAAATCAAG AACGCCAATTGAACTTGGTGAAGGCTGCGAAAGAAGAATGGGATTCAAcagttttgtatcaaatattATCTTGACCATACCCAACTTTGGCAATATTGAATGCAGTGGTGATGCTAGGGCTGATAAGAAGAGCTCACTAGACTCTGCAGCAGTTGCAATGCTTTATGAGCTCCAACGTTTAGGCAAACTCGTCATTGCCAGGTCGTAG
- the LOC107420115 gene encoding endoribonuclease Dicer homolog 3a isoform X2: MNSSEAEEAQIPDDDPLHSQQQQQQSSTIPKPFSLRRYQSEVYEAARRRNTIAVLETGAGKTMIAIMLIKEIGEAIKSTGSKSIIIFLAPTVNLVNQQFEVIKIHTGFEVEEYYGAKGVDEWNKKRWEKEVNEHDEFYHKSSSKPKIFGMTASPILRKGVSSKTDCEDQISELESILDSQIYTIEDKTEMELYVPSAKVTCRFYDQLRCSFLDLKEKMEASWSKFDASLLNMQGLVNEYRDADDRIKTLKKRLSSDHSKISYCLDDLGLIGAYEAVKLCLENSTNTQEEREINSESYFQCKCFLEELLHLVGESLPHGCDDLLDFESDLLKAVDLGYITPKLRELVELFQSFGEARQLLCLIFVDRIVSAKVIERIVKKITYLSHFTVSYLTGSNSVDALAPKMQKETLESFRFGKVNLLFSTDVVEEGIHVPNCSYVIRFDLPKTVRSYVQSRGRARQSNSQFVVMLERGNMKQRDQLFDVIRSECSMIDTTVNRDPDAHSLKTWTFGGTDGYLVHATGASVTADSSISLIQRYCEKLPTAKCFASKPTFQFSCLEGFYECKLTLPPNSAFQTLVGPVSRSSNLSKQLVCLEACKKLHQMGALDNNLLPLVEEPSKNNPTVKSKEATSGAGTTKRKELHGTTHIRALSGTWGEKVDSATFHAYKFDFSCSIISEVYSGFVLLIESNLDDDVGNIELELYLVSKSVKSSVSSCGKVCLDAEQMKKAKCFQEFFFNGLFGRLFHGSKSSGNREFLLQKETTTLWSTLYMYLLLPLEGLNDSGHEPWRIDWTGIASCISVVKLLKNNSLLGSGHCNYNGGDLLPSRTDLSETESKEANVICFANSSVDISNLNNMVVLAIHTGKLYSIVEAVSNTSAESPFDGNTDAVPSEYTTFNEYFHKKYQIVLKYPNQPLLRLKQSHNPHNLLVNFSDEGSDGGKTSKSRLVKPQMHVHMPPELLARIDVPRAVLKSCYLLPSLMHRLESLMLASQLRGSIGCHPSSFQISSSLILEALTTLRCCENFSMERLELLGDSVLKYVMSCHLFLKYPKKHEGQLSDLRSLAVCNSNLHKLGTDRQLQGYIRDSAFDPRRWTAPGQRPLRPVPCKCGVDTSEVPLSSEFHSEDPKIVVGKCCDKGHRWMGSKTVADCVEALVGAYYVAGGLAAAIHMMKWLGFDAELELSLVVEAINAASLWSYIPKADDIASLESKIGYEFLTKGLLQEAITHPSVEEQGVCYCYERLEFLGDSVLDLLITWYLYQSYIDIDPGELTDLRSASVNNENFAQVAVRRNLQLHLQHCSGLLLSQITAYVGSFSEPHNTNGSIQGTKGPKALGDMVESIAGAILIDTKLDLDKVWEIFEPLLSPIVTPDKLELPPLRELIELCDSLGYCMKEKCIKKGEMVHAELTVQLKDVLLVGTGYDQNRKAAKGAAARCLLKKMENKGVSYAQLSKKRKQGRDHVVDSSSEDVKNNPYTKITDDLVAMIHKKQKTSEIQSQDVSRVSSSTGVFSMEASDPNTDTPVIGAINMKKGGPRNSLFDLCKKLQWPRPTFDTIETKSRTPIELGEGCERRMGFNSFVSNIILTIPNFGNIECSGDARADKKSSLDSAAVAMLYELQRLGKLVIARS; this comes from the exons ATGAATTCCTCGGAGGCAGAGGAGGCTCAAATTCCTGATGATGATCCTCTTCAttctcaacaacaacaacaacagtctTCCACCATTCCTAAGCCCTTCAGTCTCAGAAG gtatcaGTCAGAGGTATATGAGGCTGCAAGGAGGAGGAACACCATTGCTGTATTGGAGACAGGTGCTGGGAAGACTATGATCGCTATTATGCTCATCAAAGAAATTGGTGAAGCTATCAAATCCACCGGCTCTAAAAGCATAATCATCTTCTTGGCTCCTACTGTTAATCTCGTTAACCAG caatttgAGGTTATCAAAATACATACTGGTTTTGAAGTCGAAGAATATTATGGAGCCAAGGGAGTTGACGAGTGGAATAAGAAGCGTTGGGAAAAGGAAGTAAATGAACATGAT GAATTTTATCACAAATCTAGCAGCAAGCCAAAGATTTTTGGAATGACAGCTTCACCTATTCTTAGAAAAG GTGTCTCATCCAAAACGGATTGCGAGGACCAAATATCAGAACTTGAAAGCATCTTGGACTCACAG ATTTATACTATTGAAGACAAGACAGAGATGGAATTATATGTCCCTTCTGCGAAAGTGACTTGTAGATTTTATGACCAATTACGCTGCtcatttttagatttgaaaGAAAAGATGGAAGCCTCATGGTCCAAG TTTGATGCGTCATTGTTAAATATGCAAGGGTTGGTAAATGAGTACAGGGATGCTGATGATAGAATTAAGACATTGAAGAAAAGGCTGTCCAGTGATCATTCAAAGATATCATATTGTCTTGACGATCTTGGTCTTATAGGTGCTTATGAG GCTGTAAAGCTATGTCTTGAGAATTCCACTAATACCCAAGAGGAGCGTGAAATTAACAGTGAGAGTTATTTTCAGTGTAAATGTTTTCTGGAGGAGTTGTTACATCTAGTTGGGGAATCACTACCACATG GTTGTGATGATCTTTTGGATTTTGAGTCTGATCTTTTGAAGGCAGTAGATTTAGGCTATATAACTCCTAAATTACGTGAACTTGTTGAACTTTTCCAGTCTTTTGG GGAAGCTAGACAACTACTATGCCTCATTTTTGTAGATAGGATTGTCTCAGCTAAAGTAATTGAAAGAATTGTTAAGAAAATTACGTATTTATCTCATTTCACAGTTTCATATCTGACTGGAAGCAACTCGGTTGATGCACTGGCACCAAAAATGCAAAAGGAGACTCTGGAATCATTTCGCTTTGGAAAG GTCAATCTATTATTTTCTACTGACGTAGTTGAGGAGGGAATTCATGTGCCAAATTGCTCCTATGTGATACGTTTTGACCTACCCAAGACAGTCCGCAGTTATGTCCAGTCCAGGGGACGAGCACGGCAAAGCAACTCTCAGTTTGTCGTTATGTTGGAGAG GGGAAACATGAAACAAAGGGATCAACTATTTGATGTCATTAGGAGCGAGTGTTCAATGATAGATACAACTGTCAATAGAGATCCTGATGCACATAGTTTAAAAACATGGACTTTCGGAGGAACAGATGGGTATTTGGTGCATGCCACTGGTGCATCAGTTACTGCTGATTCTAGCATCAGTCTCATACAACGATATTGTGAAAAGCTCCCAACCGCTAA GTGTTTTGCTTCAAAGCCAACTTTTCAGTTCTCATGTCTTGAAGGCTTTTACGAGTGCAAGCTAACGTTACCTCCTAATTCTGCTTTCCAAACATTAGTTGGTCCTGTAAGTAGGAGTTCTAATTTATCGAAGCAGCTTGTTTGCTTGGAAGCATGTAAAAAGCTACATCAGATGGGTGCTCTGGATAATAATCTTCTTCCACTAGTTGAGGAGCCTTCAAAAAATAATCCGACTGTAAAAAGCAAAGAAGCAACTTCCGGTGCAG GAACAACAAAAAGGAAGGAACTACACGGTACAACTCACATCCGTGCATTATCTGGAACTTGGGGTGAAAAAGTGGATAGTGCCACTTTTCACGCTTATAAGTTTGACTTCTCCTGTAGTATTATTAGTGAGGTTTATTCTGGATTTGTTCTTCTGATTGAGTCAAATCTTGATGATGATGTGGGAAATATTGAATTGGAACTCTATTTGGTTTCAAAGTCAGTTAAGTCTTCTGTTTCTTCATGTGGAAAGGTGTGTCTGGATGCAGAGCAG ATGAAAAAAGCAAAATGCTTTCAGGAATTTTTCTTTAATGGATTATTTGGAAGGTTGTTTCATGGATCCAAGTCATCGGGAAATAGAGAGTTTTTACTTCAGAAAGAAACAACAACACTATGGAGCACATTGTACATGTATTTGCTTCTGCCTCTTGAAGGTTTGAATGATTCAGGTCATGAACCTTGGAGAATAGATTGGACAGGGATTGCTTCTTGCATTTCTGTGGTTAAATTGTTGAAGAACAATTCTTTGTTGGGCAGTGGACATTGTAATTATAACGGAGGGGATTTATTACCTAGTAGAACTGACTTATCTGAGACTGAATCTAAAGAAGCAAATGTAATATGCTTTGCTAATAGTTCTGTTGATATATCAAATCTTAACAATATGGTAGTATTGGCTATTCATACGGGAAAATTATACTCTATTGTTGAAGCTGTGAGCAACACATCGGCTGAGAGCCCTTTTGATGGTAATACTGATGCTGTCCCATCAGAATACACTACCTTTAATGAGTATTTTCACAAAAA GTATCAGATTGTACTAAAGTATCCGAATCAGCCTTTGTTGCGGTTAAAGCAAAGTCATAATCCTCATAATCTTCTAGTGAACTTCTCTGATGAAG GTTCTGATGGTGGTAAGACATCAAAATCTCGCCTTGTTAAGCCACAAATGCATGTTCACATGCCACCTGAACTTTTAGCAAGGATTGATGTCCCAAGAGCTGTTCTAAAATCATGTTATTTACTACCATCATTGATGCATCGTTTGGAATCTCTGATGTTAGCAAGCCAACTTAGAGGATCGATTGGCTGTCATCCAAGCAGCTTTCAGATATCAAGCTCATTG ATTCTAGAAGCACTTACAACACTTAGATGTTGTGAAAATTTTTCTATGGAGCGCTTGGAATTGCTTGGTGATTCAGTCTTGAAGTATGTTATGAGTTGCCACCTTTTTCTTAAATATCCCAAAAAACATGAAGGACAGTTATCTGATCTTCGTTCATTGGCCGTTTGTAACTCAAACCTTCATAAATTAGGAACTGATCGTCAATTGCAG GGCTACATTCGTGATAGTGCTTTTGATCCACGTCGTTGGACTGCTCCTGGACAGCGTCCTTTGCGCCCGGTGCCTTGTAAATGTGGAGTGGATACTTCGGAAGTTCCTCTTTCTAGTGAGTTCCACAGTGAAGATCCAAAAATTGTGGTTGGAAAATGCTGTGATAAAGGTCACAGGTGGATGGGTTCAAAAACAGTAGCTGATTGTGTTGAAGCCCTTGTAGGGGCATATTATGTTGCTGGTGGACTGGCTGCTGCAATTCATATGATGAAGTGGCTGGGTTTTGACGCTGAGCTTGAGCTCTCTTTAGTTGTTGAAGCAATCAATGCTGCATCTCTTTGGTCTTACATCCCAAAAGCCGATGACATTGCATCCCTGGAGTCAAAGATTGGGtatgaatttttgaccaagggTCTCTTACAGGAAGCCATAACGCATCCATCTGTGGAAGAACAGGGTGTTTGTTACTGCTATGAG AGGCTCGAATTTCTTGGTGATTCAGTTTTGGATCTGCTTATTACATGGTACCTCTATCAGAGCTACATAGATATTGATCCAGGCGAGTTGACTGACTTACGTTCAGCTTCTGTTAATAATGAAAACTTTGCTCAAGTTGCTGTGAGACGAAACCTTCAACTGCATCTGCAACATTGCTCCGGGTTACTATTGAGTCAAATAACTGCATATGTGGGTTCTTTTTCTGAACCTCACAACACAAATGGATCAATTCAAGGCACAAAAGGTCCCAAG GCCCTTGGAGACATGGTGGAAAGTATTGCAGGGGCAATACTAATTGACACTAAGCTTGATCTGGATAAAGTGTGGGAAATATTTGAACCGCTATTATCTCCAATTGTGACCCCTGATAAACTTGAATTGCCCCCATTGCGTGAATTGATTGAATTATGTGACTCTCTTGGATATTGcatgaaagaaaaatgcataaaGAAAGGTGAAATGGTGCATGCGGAGCTTACTGTACAGCTCAAAGATGTACTGTTAGTTGGGACGGGATATGACCAAAACAGAAAAGCTGCAAAAGGAGCAGCAGCCCGATGTttattgaagaaaatggag AATAAAGGTGTCTCGTATGCTCAACTTTCCAAGAAGAGAAAGCAGGGTAGAGATCATGTTGTTGATTCATCTTCTGAAGATGTGAAAAATAACCCATACACCAAAATAACTGATGATTTGGTGGCAATGATCCACAAAAAGCAAAAGACATCTGAAATTCAGTCACAGGATGTGTCAAGAGTTTCATCTTCAACTGGTGTCTTTTCAATGGAAGCCAGTGATCCTAACACTGACACCCCAG TTATTGGAGCAATCAACATGAAGAAAGGAGGTCCTCGAAACTCACTTTTTGACCTATGTAAGAAACTACAATGGCCAAGGCCTACCTTCGATACAATAGAAACTAAATCAAG AACGCCAATTGAACTTGGTGAAGGCTGCGAAAGAAGAATGGGATTCAAcagttttgtatcaaatattATCTTGACCATACCCAACTTTGGCAATATTGAATGCAGTGGTGATGCTAGGGCTGATAAGAAGAGCTCACTAGACTCTGCAGCAGTTGCAATGCTTTATGAGCTCCAACGTTTAGGCAAACTCGTCATTGCCAGGTCGTAG